The Pseudomonadota bacterium nucleotide sequence GGGTCCTTCGTCGGACCCTGCCGCGTGCCGCCAAACGGGCGACCCTGCAGGCGGTTTTGTCGGGCGCTTATTTACGCCGGTTGGCGGCATGCGGTCACGATCCCACTGACCCGCGCACAACTCTTGGCCCATTATATCGTCAGCTCTTACTCACCAGGGCGGCGCTATTCGGCGCTTGATCAGCCGCCAGCCACTTGGCTAATTCGTCGAGCGCGCGGCGCGCCATCGCCGGCTTGCGCTCGCGTTTGTTGACCCGCCCCGCGAGCGGCGGAAACAGCCCGAAATTGACATTCATCGGCTGGAAACTTCCGGCACTCGAAAGATGTCCGCTGGTAATGTGCCTTAGAAGCGCTCCTAGCGCCGTATCGGGCGGTGGCGGCTGGGCTTCAGTGCAGGCGATTTCCGCAGCGATAAATCGCCCGGCAAGAAGGCCGATGGCGGCGCTCTCGATATAGCCTTCGACCCCGGTGATTTGGCCGGCAAATCGGATATTTGGCTGCGCCTTCATCCGCAGCAAATGATCGAGGATGCGCGGACTGTTGAGAAACGTGTTGCGATGAATGCCGCCAAGGCGGGCGAAGCGCGCGTTCTCCAATCCGGGAATAGCGCTTAGCACGCGCTTCTGCTCGCCATGCTTCATCTTGGTTTGGAAGCCGACCATGTTGTATAGCGTGCCGAGCGCGTTGTCCTGGCGCAATTGCACCACGGCATAGGATTTGGCACTGGCATTCGGATTGGTCAAGCCGACGGGCTTGAGCGGGCCGAAGCGGAGCGTTTCACGTCCGCGATCCGCCATCACCTCGATCGGAAGGCAACCCTCAAAATAGGGTGTGTCCTTTTCCCACTCTTTGAATTCGCTGCATTCTGCCGCCAGCAGAGCGTCGATGAAGGCTTCGTACTGCTCTTTGTCCAGTGGGCAATTGACATAGGCGGCAGCATCGCCGCCTGGTCCTTCTTTGTCGTAGCGCGACTGCATCCAGGCGATGTTGAAATCGATGCTGTCCTTGTAGATCACCGGCGCAATGGCGTCGAAAAAAGCCAAGGATTGTTCGCCGCTGCGTGCCAAAATCGCAGCGCTGAGGCTGGGAGAGGTGAGCGGCCCAGTTGCTATTAGGACCGGGCCAGCTTCGCCGTCCGCTAGGTCGTGAACTTCTTTGCGCCGGATCTCAACATTTTTGTGATCTGCCAGCGCGGCCTCGACGGCGCCAGAAAAATTATCCCGATCAACCGCGAGCGCGCCCCCGGCGGGCACTTTGTGCGCATCGGCGGCGTTGAGGATAAGCGATCCCGCACGACGCATTTCTTCGTGCAGCAGACCGACGGCGTTGGTCTCCCAATTGTCGGAACGGAAGGAATTGGAGCACACCAATTCAGCTAGACCATCGGTCAGATGGGCTTCGGTGCCGCGCTCCGGGCGCATCTCATAGAGCGCCACCGGAACGCCGCGCTCCGCAAGCTGCCAGGCGGCCTCGCAGCCGGCCAAGCCGCCGCCGATCACGCGCACGCGCGCTGGTGATTTCTCGGTCATGACGGAAAGTATAGAGGAGGGAAGGGAGGAGTAATACTGGTCAGTCAGGCCTAACCATTGTGGCGGTGACCAAACAGCATAGTGATGTTGGTGCGGCGGTTGATATAGCCTCCGCGGAAATGACAGTCGTCGCTCTTGTGAAATAGGTTTGAGTTAAAAATTACCGCCCGGTTAGAACGGTGTGGAATGGTGATACTGTCGCGGCCTTGTTCGTCAAGGCACCGGTCGATGGCGTCCTGTTGATTGTCGTCGCGGCGAAAATTCCAGGATAGTGGCGCTTCCGCCCTAAACACTTCGAGGCCACCAGATTCGGGCCGGCGATTGGCTTCGTCCGGCGAAATCCAGAAATTTACGTTCACTGCGGCGCGGTCGGCATGGATGCCCATTCCGCCTGATTCCGAATCGCATTTATATGACCACATGTCGATCAACGGATGTTTGGCAAGAATCGCCGGCAGACTCTGACGCAGCTCATGCGCGATTTGCAGAAGGAGAGGCTCGCAAAAGCCGTCGCGCAAAAAGCTTCCAAGATGGCCGGGCTTGACGTCCTTCCATATTGTGGCCTCACGACAAAAGGCGCGCAGGCGGAGGAGCGCTTCGTCGCTCAAGAGATTATCGACAACGGCGAGATTCGGCTTTGAGGCAAAATAGGATTTTTCCACTTGGCTTTGCTGCACGCCTTTGCCGAGCGCCGATAGTTTCAGCATCGGACAGGCGGGCAAGTAATAGGCGCCATCATAGCTTGGGTTGAGTTTTTGGTGCTGCGCCTCATTAAGCGTAAAAAGTGCGTCATGCGGCATATTTCGCGGCAGATTGTCGCGCAGCGATTCATAGCGACCGATGATTTGTTGGATGTCGTTGCCGGCCATCCCGCGGGCATAAAGATGACGCATCTGATCGATGTCGTGACTGAGCTTAAATCGCGCCGAGATGCGTTGCGGCCGGACGGCGAGCTGCGCTGCGCGCCACAAATAAGCATAGGCCTCTTCGACGTAGCCGCCGGCTAGATAACTGAGTGCCAGCTTCGAATGCGCCTCGCTCATGTCCGGCGCGAGTTTTATCGCCGTCTCAAAATGCTTTCGGGCTTCGGAGTTATCGGCAGAGCCAAACAGGGCCCAACCTAAATTGAGATGCGCCGCCGGAGCGTCCGGTTGCAATTCCAAGGCACAGCGGAATGAGTCGAGTGCCATTTCCTTGTCGTCGAGCGCTGCATAGGCGCGCCCGAGATCACCGCGATAAGCCGCATTGCGTGGATTTCCAGCAACCGCGCGGCCGATCAGCTCCGCCGCTTCATCTAGCTGATTGCGTGCCAGGCACAGCAATCCCGAAAGATGTAGCGCGTCGGGAAAGTCCGGATCGACATCGAGCAGCAAGCGGTAAAGCGCGTCCGCCTGGTCTAGGCGCCCTGCCTGGTGATGCTGCACCGCCATGTTGAGGATCTCGCCGCTGTCGGGCGCCGCCTCGACAGGCATTGGCGCCACGCTGTATTCTGATCGTTCTACGCGCTCAACATAAGCCATTCCGCCAGATTAGCGGCTCGTTGGTTAAGAAATGATTAATCATTTTGGCGGAGTCAGGCAGCAGAGCGCTTGGCGGTGGCGCGCCGGCGCTTAGGCTGGGCGCTCCTTGGCGCGAGCGCTTTCGCAAGGTATTGGCCGGTATAGCTTTCCGCGATTTGGGCCAAACCTTCCGGCGGGGCTTCGGCGACCAGCCGGCCGCCGCCGTCGCCGCCGTCGGGGCCGAGATCGATAACCCAGTCGGCGGTTTTAATGATTTCTAGATTATGCTCGATGACGAGTACTGTGTTGCCGGTTTCCACCAGGCTGTGCAGCACTTCAAGTAATTTGCGCACGTCATGGAAATGCAGGCCGGTAGTGGGTTCATCGAGGATATAGAGGGTGCGCCCAGTCGCGCGGCGCGACAGTTCCTTAGCCAATTTCACACGCTGCGCTTCGCCGCCCGAGATCGTCGTCGCCTGCTGGCCGACTTTGATGTAGCCGAGGCCGACGCGTTGCAATGTTTCTAGCTTGTTGCGGATCACCGGTACCGCTTTGAAGAATTCCGTCGCCGCCTCGACGGTGAGGTCCAGCACGTCGGCGATGGATAGTCCCTTGTAATGGATTTCCAGAGTCTCGCGGTTATAGCGGTGCCCCTTGCACTCCTCGCACTGGACGTAAATGTCTGGCAGGAAATGCATTTCAATCTTGATCAGGCCATCGCCCTGGCACGCTTCGCAGCGCCCGCCTTTGACGTTAAACGAGAAGCGGCCCGGCTTGTAGCCGCGCGCTTTGGCCTCCGGCAGGCCAGCGAACCAATCGCGGATCGGGCCGAATGCACCGGTATAAGTTGCTGGGTTGGAGCGCGGCGTACGGCCGATCGGCGATTGGTCGATATCGACGATCTTGTCGATAAATTCTAACCCCTCGATCGCTTTATGCGCGCCGGGTTGCGC carries:
- the trmFO gene encoding methylenetetrahydrofolate--tRNA-(uracil(54)-C(5))-methyltransferase (FADH(2)-oxidizing) TrmFO, with the translated sequence MTEKSPARVRVIGGGLAGCEAAWQLAERGVPVALYEMRPERGTEAHLTDGLAELVCSNSFRSDNWETNAVGLLHEEMRRAGSLILNAADAHKVPAGGALAVDRDNFSGAVEAALADHKNVEIRRKEVHDLADGEAGPVLIATGPLTSPSLSAAILARSGEQSLAFFDAIAPVIYKDSIDFNIAWMQSRYDKEGPGGDAAAYVNCPLDKEQYEAFIDALLAAECSEFKEWEKDTPYFEGCLPIEVMADRGRETLRFGPLKPVGLTNPNASAKSYAVVQLRQDNALGTLYNMVGFQTKMKHGEQKRVLSAIPGLENARFARLGGIHRNTFLNSPRILDHLLRMKAQPNIRFAGQITGVEGYIESAAIGLLAGRFIAAEIACTEAQPPPPDTALGALLRHITSGHLSSAGSFQPMNVNFGLFPPLAGRVNKRERKPAMARRALDELAKWLAADQAPNSAALVSKS
- a CDS encoding tetratricopeptide repeat protein, whose protein sequence is MPVEAAPDSGEILNMAVQHHQAGRLDQADALYRLLLDVDPDFPDALHLSGLLCLARNQLDEAAELIGRAVAGNPRNAAYRGDLGRAYAALDDKEMALDSFRCALELQPDAPAAHLNLGWALFGSADNSEARKHFETAIKLAPDMSEAHSKLALSYLAGGYVEEAYAYLWRAAQLAVRPQRISARFKLSHDIDQMRHLYARGMAGNDIQQIIGRYESLRDNLPRNMPHDALFTLNEAQHQKLNPSYDGAYYLPACPMLKLSALGKGVQQSQVEKSYFASKPNLAVVDNLLSDEALLRLRAFCREATIWKDVKPGHLGSFLRDGFCEPLLLQIAHELRQSLPAILAKHPLIDMWSYKCDSESGGMGIHADRAAVNVNFWISPDEANRRPESGGLEVFRAEAPLSWNFRRDDNQQDAIDRCLDEQGRDSITIPHRSNRAVIFNSNLFHKSDDCHFRGGYINRRTNITMLFGHRHNG